The stretch of DNA TGGCGGAGAAGGGGGTTGAGCCTTTGGTATTAGAATTCTTTGACCAGGATATATTGTATAAGGTGGCTGTATAGCATTGGCTGCTATAAGATCCCTTAAAGGTACATTATATTTTTGTGCTATTTTGTATAAAGAATCACCAGGCTGTACTATATAGTAAAATCCAGTTGGTGGGGTACCATCAGATGCCCCCGGTATTATAATTAGCTGTCCTGGGTATATGAGGCTGGGATTTTGTATGTTGTTAGCAGCCATTATTGCTTCAACGGTAGTATTAAAACGTTTTGCGATGCTATATAGTGTATCGCCTGGCTGTACCACATAGGACATAATAACACTCCTTTCTTGTTGTGTGCATAATACAGTGTATGCACTATGGAATAGGATGGTTACTAAATATGCTAAGTGGTATAAAAATATCATACAAGGAGGTGTATGGATATGAGTTATGAGTCAAAAATTCAGGATGCATCTGTGGATCAATTATTTGAGGCTATTTTAGCCCTTGAAAATACAGAGGAATGCTATAGATTCTTTGAAGATATATGTACAATAAACGAAATAAAATCTTTAGCTCAAAGGTTACAGGTAGCTATAATGCTTCGTCAAAGGAATACATATACCGAAATCGCAGAACAAACAGGAGCTAGTACTGCCACCATAAGTAGGGTTAACAGATGTCTTATGTATGGTGCTGATGGATATAATACAATATTGGACAGGCTTGGATATGGGGGAACGGACAAATAAAAGTTAAATGGGTGATTATGTATGTTAAATAACGAATTGAAGGAAAAGTATTGTCTGTTAAGGGATAAGATAATAGAGAATAAGTATGTTAATTTGAACAGTATGCAGCGGAGGGCTGTACTGGCAGGGGATGGCCCTATACTTATTTTGGCGGGAGCAGGATCGGGGAAAACCACCGTAATGGTAAATCGCATATCGAGATTGATACAATTTGGTAATGTTTATAATAGTGATTATACGCCAGAAGATCTAACTTTGGAGGATATTAGGGTCATGGAGGACATGGTGCAAAATTCTCAAAATGACCCACTTGATGATAGGATAAAATATCTATTGGAAGAGAAGGGTGTATATCCTGGTAGTATATTGGCTATAACCTTTACAAACAAGGCAGCAAAAGAGATGAAAGAGAGAGTAATGTCCCTTATAGGAGAAAGGGCATCGGATATATGGATAAGCACATTTCATTCTGCCTGCGTAAGAATACTTAGGCGAGATATTGAGAAGATAGGCTATTCTAGAAATTTTGTAATATATGATGATAGTGATCAGAAAAGTATCATAAAAGATTGTATAAAGGAACTAGAGTATAACGAGAAATATTTTGATGTAAAAAGTGTAAAATCACATATAGGCAACTTGAAGGACAAACTTAAAAAACCTGAAGAATATGAAAAAGAGGTAAGGGGCAAATATAGGGATGAACAGATGGCAAAACTCTATAAATTATATCAGCAAAAGCTTAAACAGAATAATGCCCTGGATTTTGATGATATAATAAACATGACAGTAGAGCTGTTTACCCTTAGACCAGATATACTTGACTATTATCAAAGAAAATTTAAATATATAATGGTGGATGAATATCAGGATACGAACTATGCCCAATATATGTTCGTAAAATTGCTATCTAAAAAGCACAGAAATATCTGTGTTGTGGGGGATGATGACCAGTCGATATATGGATGGAGAGGGGCTGATATACGAAATATACTGGATTTTGAAAAGGATTTTGAAAATGCCCTTACTATAAAACTGGAACAAAACTATAGATCGACTCAGGTCATACTGGATGCAGCAAACAAAGTAATAGGCAATAATCATTCAAGAAAGCCAAAAAATTTATGGACTAGCAAAGAATCTGGTAATAAAATACGGATATACAAAGCTGTAGATGAACGGGATGAAGCTCAGTTTATATGTAGAACCATAGCACAGCTAAGGGAAAACGGATATAAAAATTCGGATTTTGCAATACTCTACAGGATGAATGCCCAATCAAGGGTACTGGAAGAGGCATTGATGCAATATGCAATCCCCTACCGCATATATGGAGGTTTGCGTTTTTATGACAGAAAAGAAATAAAGGATATAGTATCATATTTACGTCTTATCGTAAACCCGAATGATGATGTGAGTTTGAAACGGGCAATAAATGAACCAAAACGCGGCATAGGTCAGACTACAGTAGCTAATCTTGAACAGACTGCAATAAGGCATGGGGACAGTATGTTTGGCATTATTTTAGATGCTGAAAAATATAGGGACGATCTCTCGAGGGCGACTGGGAAGCTAAAAGAATTTGGATCCCTTATGTCCAATCTAATAGCCATGAGTCAGGTTATGCCAGTTACAGAATTTATAGAGAATCTTATAGAACAGATTGGATATATGGATTATATTCAAAAAAGCAAAGATGAAAAAGGCGAGAGCCGCATAGAAAACATAAAAGAGTTTGTGTCGGCTGCTAGTGAGTTTGAAAAGGAAAATCCAGATGCCCAATTGATAGATTTTCTTGAGAATATTGCCTTGGTATCGGATCTTGATAATCTTGGTGAAGATGATGCTGCAATTACCCTTATGACACTCCATAGCGCCAAGGGCCTTGAATTTCCTGTAGTATTTATGACGGGTTTGGAAGATGGTATATTTCCAAGTTCTAGAGCCATTTATGAAGACGGGAGACTGGAAGAAGAGCGGAGACTTTGTTATGTAGGTATTACTAGGGCACAGAAACTTTTATATATTTCTTATGCACTGAATAGAACTTTATATGGAACTTTTCAGTCATGTATACCGTCTAGATTTATAGATGAGCTTCCAGATGATTGTATTATGTTTACATTGCCTGGCTCGAAGAATGAAAAAAAAGAAGAAAGAGTAGTTAGTAAACAAATTAGCAAAAAGGCAGTAGCCCCAGAGATTCCACAACAAAATCATATTAAACAAAGATTTAGTCTAGGAGATAGGGTGATGCACAAGAGGTTTGGACAGGGAACGGTGGTCTCTGTACAAAAAAGGAATGATGATGATACTGAGCTTGCAATCGCCTTTGAACAGGGAGGTATACGCAAGTTTCTAGCCAGTTTGGCACCTCTTAAAAAAATAGATTAGAAGGGGTATTAGAAGTTGGATATACAAAAAGTTAAAGAAGAAGTACAAAAATTAAGAGAAAAGATAAGATACCATAATTACAGATATTATGTATTGGATGATCCGGAGATTGGGGATTATGAATATGACAAGATGCTAAATAGGCTAATAGAGCTGGAGAATAAATTTCCAGAACTTATAACTCCTGATTCGCCTACACAAAGGGTAGGTGGGCAACCAATAAAGGAATTTGGGACAGTACAGCATGTGGTGCCTCTTCTCAGCCTTGCGAATGCATTTAACGACGGCGAACTCAAGGATTTTGATAGGCGTGTTAAAAATACTGTTGGAAGAGATGTAAGATATATTATAGAGCCAAAGATAGATGGATTATCAGTGGCACTTGAATATGAAAAAGGTGTATTCGTAAGGGGTGCTACTAGGGGAGATGGATTTGTAGGTGAAGATATTACCCAAAATATAAGGACTATAAAATCCATTCCATTGAAGCTTAACAAGCCTGTTGACATAATAGTTCGGGGAGAAGTATTCATGCCGAAGAAGGCGTTTGAAAAGCTCAATACTGAACGGGCATTGGCTGGGCAAAATTTATTTGCTAACCCAAGAAATGCTGCGGCAGGTTCCTTAAGACAGCTAGATCCTAAGATTACTGCTACACGTGATCTTGATATATTCGTATTTAATATTCAGCAGACACGGGATGTACACTTAAAGAGTCATATGGAGAGCCTTGAGTATTTAAAAGAACTGGGCTTTAAAATAATACCTGCCATACTAAACACAGCTTCTATAGAGGATATGGCAAAGGTATGCAATGATTGGCAGGACAAGAGGCATGCCCTTTCATTTGATATAGATGGATTGGTACTAAAGGTGGATGATCTATCTCAAAGGGAAGTGCTGGGTTTTACTGCAAAAAATCCTCGTTGGGCCATTGCATACAAATTTCCTCCAGAGAGGCAGGAGACAAAGATTCTTGATATAATAGTGCAGGTTGGAAGGACAGGAGTACTTACACCTACGGCTGTATTTGAACCGGTAGTAGTAGCTGGTTCTACCATATCACGGGCTACTTTACATAATAAGGATTATATAAAGCAAAAAGATATAAGAATAGGAGATATCGCCATAATTCAAAAGGCAGGAGATGTCATTCCGGAGGTATATGAGGTTAGAAAGGAAAAGAGGACTGGGGATGAAAAGCCGTTTACTATGCCAAATGTATGTCCCATATGTGGTGCAAAAGTGGTACGATTGGAAGGGGAAGCGGCTTCAAGGTGTATAGGGGATGCTTGCCCTGCACAGATAAGCAGGCTGATTATTCATTTTGCATCTAGGGATGCTATGGATATAGATGGATTGGGCCCTGCCATAATAAATCAGCTTTTAGATAATGGTCTTATACATGATGCTGGTGATCTTTATTATATAACCCATGATCAGCTAAAAAGTTTGGAACGCATGGGAGAAAAATCGGCTACTAATATTATACGTGCTATAGATGAGAGCAAGGGTCGCGGGCTTGATAGATTGTTATTTGCCCTGGGGATACCTCTTGTAGGCACTAGAGCGGCATCTCTCATTGCCGGCTATTTTGGACATATTGATAATATCATAACCGCAGAAGCAGATGACTTTTTACAGATTGATGAAATAGGAGATAAGATTGCAAATAGCATAGTTACCTTTTTTAGACAGCCTCAGAATATTGCTCTAGTGGAAAAGCTTCGGAAGGCGGGAGTAAGTTTGGAATACAAAAGACGAGAAATAGGTAATGCTTTAGAGGGTATGGCTTTTGTATTAACCGGAACTTTAGAAAATTATACTCGCGAAGAGGCAAAACAGGCAATAGAAGAGAGGGGAGGACGGGTAGTATCTTCCGTTAGCAAAAAGGTAGATTGTGTATTGGCGGGAGAAAAGGCCGGAAGTAAACTTCAAAAGGCAAAAGATTTAGGTGTCAAAATAATAGATGAGGAAGAATTTAATGCCCTGTTAAATAGGTCATAAGTACTATTTAATATATAAGGAATAAAAAGGTTGATTTATCTTTTTAAAAATGATTTAATATTTTATAGGGAGATGAGAAAGTGAACAAACGCAAAATAAGTCTTATACTAATCTTAACAGTTGTTGTACTATCTTATGCATCTAGTGCACTTGCTGCTCCGGTAAATATCAGTAGGCTACTTAGACTGGGTAGTCGTGGGGCAGATGTAGCGATGGTGCAAAATAGGCTCAATCAGTTAGGGTATAATTGCGGGAAGGCTGATGGAATATTTGGACGGTCTACATATAATGCAGTAGTGGCATTTCAGCGAGCAAACAGGCTTGGTGCGGACGGCATAGTTGGGAGGAATACTCTAGATAGGCTATTTGATGGACAAGCCAATGTACCGTCACAATCTGGAGGAAACAATAATCCAGATTCATCTACAAGCAATGTACCCATAACATCTCTACTTCGAATGGGCAGTAGAGGAACGGAGGTAGTGATTCTTCAAAACCGATTAAATCAGTTAGGTTACGATTGTGGCAAAGCAGATGGTATATTTGGACAAGGTACTCACAATGCAGTAATGGCATTTCAGCGTACTAATGGGCTTAGTGCGGATGGTATAGTCGGTAAAAATACTGCAGAAAAACTGTTTTCAAGCTCTAGCATACCTTCAAGGGGCGATGAAATACCAAATCCAAACCCAAGTCCGGAACCAGCTCCAAACCCACAGCCAACACAGCCTGATGATGGGTTTACGCCTTTCCGTGGTGTGCCAGGGGCATTAAAAGGTAAGGTAGTAATACTTGATCCAGGGCATGGTGGTAGAGATTCAGGAGCGACATCCAATGGATTTAAGGAAAAGGATTTTACCTTGGATATGGCCCTGAGATTGGAGAGAATGCTGAAAGAGGCGGGCGCTACAGTACTTATGACACGCAATAGTGATGTGACTGCAGAATTATATTATCGTGGTGCCTTTGTCAACAATTATATTTTAGAGCAGGAAATAGCTTACTTAGAGAAAAAGATACAAAACAACCAAAATGCCCAAAATTCACAGGCTCAGCTGAATGAGCTAAAGCAGCTAAAAGAACAAAAGGAAATCGAAATAGATAATATTCGTGATCGAATTATCTACTTGGATGACCAGATAAAGGAAAGCAAGTTCAAGTTAGAACAGTTAGATGGGGTTGAGAATGAACAAAAAGATCAATTAAAACAAGAAATTTCCGCTTTTGATAAAGAGATAGATTTAAAACTTCCCTTGGTGTTATCCCTCTCAAACGAGATAGATGATTTAAAGAATCAAATATCTAGATTGGAAAACAATATCTCAGGGGATGATATTGCTAGATTAGCAGACTTGAAGGCTAAACAGGCTAGAGTTAAGGAAACCCTTGCAAAACCTTCATACAAAGGAAGATCGGGCATCTATACTGGGAGTAGTATAAACACTACAGCCAATAAGGATTTAGCGGAGATATTTGATTTGACAGCTGAAAAATATCAGAGCAATATAGTATTTTTGTCAATACACTGTAATTCTACTGGAGATGCTGTTCAAACCGGTGCATCGGGCGTAAGGGTATATCATCGTCCTAATGCCCAGTCCAACTATTATAAAAATTATAATGATCAAAAGCGAAGATATTTTTCTCAAAGATTGATTGAATCGATAAATGAGACAACTAATTTTGCAAAAAAATCAGGGTATTTATACACTGCTGATTTCGCAGTACTTAGGGAACAAAATTTACC from Xylanivirga thermophila encodes:
- a CDS encoding YerC/YecD family TrpR-related protein produces the protein MSYESKIQDASVDQLFEAILALENTEECYRFFEDICTINEIKSLAQRLQVAIMLRQRNTYTEIAEQTGASTATISRVNRCLMYGADGYNTILDRLGYGGTDK
- a CDS encoding ATP-dependent helicase gives rise to the protein MQRRAVLAGDGPILILAGAGSGKTTVMVNRISRLIQFGNVYNSDYTPEDLTLEDIRVMEDMVQNSQNDPLDDRIKYLLEEKGVYPGSILAITFTNKAAKEMKERVMSLIGERASDIWISTFHSACVRILRRDIEKIGYSRNFVIYDDSDQKSIIKDCIKELEYNEKYFDVKSVKSHIGNLKDKLKKPEEYEKEVRGKYRDEQMAKLYKLYQQKLKQNNALDFDDIINMTVELFTLRPDILDYYQRKFKYIMVDEYQDTNYAQYMFVKLLSKKHRNICVVGDDDQSIYGWRGADIRNILDFEKDFENALTIKLEQNYRSTQVILDAANKVIGNNHSRKPKNLWTSKESGNKIRIYKAVDERDEAQFICRTIAQLRENGYKNSDFAILYRMNAQSRVLEEALMQYAIPYRIYGGLRFYDRKEIKDIVSYLRLIVNPNDDVSLKRAINEPKRGIGQTTVANLEQTAIRHGDSMFGIILDAEKYRDDLSRATGKLKEFGSLMSNLIAMSQVMPVTEFIENLIEQIGYMDYIQKSKDEKGESRIENIKEFVSAASEFEKENPDAQLIDFLENIALVSDLDNLGEDDAAITLMTLHSAKGLEFPVVFMTGLEDGIFPSSRAIYEDGRLEEERRLCYVGITRAQKLLYISYALNRTLYGTFQSCIPSRFIDELPDDCIMFTLPGSKNEKKEERVVSKQISKKAVAPEIPQQNHIKQRFSLGDRVMHKRFGQGTVVSVQKRNDDDTELAIAFEQGGIRKFLASLAPLKKID
- the ligA gene encoding NAD-dependent DNA ligase LigA — translated: MDIQKVKEEVQKLREKIRYHNYRYYVLDDPEIGDYEYDKMLNRLIELENKFPELITPDSPTQRVGGQPIKEFGTVQHVVPLLSLANAFNDGELKDFDRRVKNTVGRDVRYIIEPKIDGLSVALEYEKGVFVRGATRGDGFVGEDITQNIRTIKSIPLKLNKPVDIIVRGEVFMPKKAFEKLNTERALAGQNLFANPRNAAAGSLRQLDPKITATRDLDIFVFNIQQTRDVHLKSHMESLEYLKELGFKIIPAILNTASIEDMAKVCNDWQDKRHALSFDIDGLVLKVDDLSQREVLGFTAKNPRWAIAYKFPPERQETKILDIIVQVGRTGVLTPTAVFEPVVVAGSTISRATLHNKDYIKQKDIRIGDIAIIQKAGDVIPEVYEVRKEKRTGDEKPFTMPNVCPICGAKVVRLEGEAASRCIGDACPAQISRLIIHFASRDAMDIDGLGPAIINQLLDNGLIHDAGDLYYITHDQLKSLERMGEKSATNIIRAIDESKGRGLDRLLFALGIPLVGTRAASLIAGYFGHIDNIITAEADDFLQIDEIGDKIANSIVTFFRQPQNIALVEKLRKAGVSLEYKRREIGNALEGMAFVLTGTLENYTREEAKQAIEERGGRVVSSVSKKVDCVLAGEKAGSKLQKAKDLGVKIIDEEEFNALLNRS
- a CDS encoding N-acetylmuramoyl-L-alanine amidase encodes the protein MNKRKISLILILTVVVLSYASSALAAPVNISRLLRLGSRGADVAMVQNRLNQLGYNCGKADGIFGRSTYNAVVAFQRANRLGADGIVGRNTLDRLFDGQANVPSQSGGNNNPDSSTSNVPITSLLRMGSRGTEVVILQNRLNQLGYDCGKADGIFGQGTHNAVMAFQRTNGLSADGIVGKNTAEKLFSSSSIPSRGDEIPNPNPSPEPAPNPQPTQPDDGFTPFRGVPGALKGKVVILDPGHGGRDSGATSNGFKEKDFTLDMALRLERMLKEAGATVLMTRNSDVTAELYYRGAFVNNYILEQEIAYLEKKIQNNQNAQNSQAQLNELKQLKEQKEIEIDNIRDRIIYLDDQIKESKFKLEQLDGVENEQKDQLKQEISAFDKEIDLKLPLVLSLSNEIDDLKNQISRLENNISGDDIARLADLKAKQARVKETLAKPSYKGRSGIYTGSSINTTANKDLAEIFDLTAEKYQSNIVFLSIHCNSTGDAVQTGASGVRVYHRPNAQSNYYKNYNDQKRRYFSQRLIESINETTNFAKKSGYLYTADFAVLREQNLPSALVEVGFINNPNDLDLLNKAQTREDVAQGLYKGIVSYFN